The proteins below are encoded in one region of Legionella antarctica:
- a CDS encoding acyl-CoA carboxylase subunit beta, giving the protein MSSLSIDKSTMKWIESLIDEHSFLPLLAEYSPENQPQLQFGAEIISGLAKVNKRPVAIYAHNTAINRGYVTTQGARKILRLMDRARELRIPIIAFLASPGISLEENMLSGDEYTQIIARNISLSGFIPQFGLITAPTLGAPAYSAVLMDLLFFNKHRSYLMVTSPMVVQQAIGEKVTMSELGGTTMHATTTGIADFVNDSMAAQINHVKSMLGFFPAHQGEKPPLHPVQEPLHALPEIPVNPRLPFNMLELIKGIVDNSDVWQYKVAYGQAMICAFVHIHGYAVGIVANQSTRVSGAIDSEAAQKAAKFIRICDAYSIPILTLIDVPGFMPGKREEQKGLLQHGARLCAAMQTRVPRLSVIVRKCYGAAAFLMMQTTSQQGDLVLALETASLGVMGKETTKKVQSSDRQVSAEIESKTANDSSCIDESLADAYSSGLIDEIIKIQQMRGRLAQHLEYMYRKMDNLPTAKHSIV; this is encoded by the coding sequence TTGTCTTCATTATCTATCGATAAAAGCACAATGAAATGGATAGAAAGTCTTATTGATGAGCATAGTTTTCTACCTTTACTCGCCGAATATTCTCCAGAAAATCAACCGCAGCTGCAATTTGGCGCTGAAATTATTAGCGGTTTAGCTAAGGTCAATAAAAGACCTGTGGCAATTTATGCGCACAATACCGCAATTAATCGAGGTTATGTAACGACCCAAGGCGCCAGAAAAATCCTGCGTTTAATGGATAGAGCCAGGGAGTTACGCATCCCGATTATTGCATTTTTAGCATCTCCGGGTATTTCCCTGGAAGAAAATATGTTAAGTGGTGATGAATACACCCAAATCATTGCGCGCAACATTAGTTTATCAGGATTTATTCCCCAATTTGGACTAATTACTGCTCCTACGTTAGGAGCTCCAGCCTATTCAGCAGTATTGATGGATTTATTATTTTTTAATAAACATCGTAGTTACCTTATGGTCACCAGTCCTATGGTGGTTCAACAGGCTATAGGTGAAAAGGTGACCATGAGTGAATTAGGCGGCACCACCATGCATGCCACTACTACGGGTATTGCAGATTTTGTGAATGACAGCATGGCAGCACAAATTAACCATGTAAAATCAATGCTGGGCTTTTTTCCAGCGCATCAAGGTGAAAAACCTCCACTACATCCTGTGCAAGAGCCTTTGCATGCTTTACCTGAGATACCGGTAAACCCCAGATTACCATTCAATATGCTCGAGTTGATTAAGGGTATTGTGGATAATTCCGATGTCTGGCAATACAAAGTTGCATATGGACAGGCCATGATTTGTGCCTTTGTACACATCCATGGTTATGCAGTAGGTATAGTAGCTAATCAAAGCACTCGAGTTAGTGGCGCTATTGACTCAGAAGCGGCACAAAAAGCAGCTAAATTTATACGCATTTGCGATGCTTATTCTATCCCTATCCTAACTTTAATTGATGTTCCTGGTTTTATGCCCGGAAAACGAGAAGAACAAAAAGGCTTATTACAGCATGGAGCTCGCTTATGTGCTGCTATGCAAACTCGAGTTCCACGGCTTAGTGTCATTGTTCGTAAATGTTATGGGGCAGCTGCTTTTTTAATGATGCAAACTACGTCACAACAAGGTGATTTAGTCTTAGCTTTAGAAACAGCAAGTCTGGGTGTTATGGGGAAAGAAACCACTAAAAAAGTGCAAAGTTCGGATAGGCAAGTATCTGCTGAGATAGAATCAAAGACAGCAAATGACTCTTCATGTATTGATGAATCTTTGGCAGACGCATACTCTTCGGGATTAATTGATGAAATTATTAAAATACAACAAATGCGTGGGCGCCTAGCTCAGCATTTGGAATATATGTACCGTAAAATGGATAATTTACCGACCGCGAAACATTCTATCGTTTAA
- a CDS encoding 3-oxoacyl-ACP synthase III family protein has translation MDILQPNIRFNILAASRIVPNSNSITNFEILKNFPRTSEHTDVFLEKFAEKISEEFGFNTRYWCHKPWESLEASKDFTAESLAISAVQKLLANPNSKPPQAFLLGSTTNKRFTGSQAAAVLGELGIDAPAYDLKTGCSTSLSTLHMAYALMALGYGNVLVSCAETLSKVIDPENEKTWIGLADGAAALLLEYHTAGSFTVEKTFFSTDGQYVDAFTTHGIFPPTHEQISSVGYHLIGDETLMKELAYIKYKHMLTHLLPNEEERNAITWVIPHQVNRKLTDQVLQENQINNKTIIWDADRIGNIGGASVLYSLARAVEEKIFDRPGKILLMSVGGGLSYAGQVLQFHQ, from the coding sequence ATGGACATTTTACAGCCCAATATACGTTTCAACATTCTCGCAGCTTCTAGAATAGTACCCAACTCGAACTCTATTACAAATTTCGAGATTCTGAAAAACTTTCCAAGAACATCAGAACATACAGACGTTTTTTTAGAAAAATTTGCCGAGAAAATAAGCGAAGAATTTGGTTTTAACACGCGCTATTGGTGTCATAAACCTTGGGAATCGTTGGAAGCATCAAAGGACTTTACTGCCGAATCTTTAGCTATTTCTGCCGTGCAAAAATTATTGGCAAACCCGAACTCTAAACCCCCTCAAGCTTTTTTACTTGGTTCTACTACCAATAAACGCTTCACGGGTTCACAGGCTGCTGCTGTTTTAGGCGAATTAGGAATAGATGCTCCCGCTTACGATTTAAAAACTGGTTGCTCCACTTCACTGTCTACCCTGCATATGGCCTATGCTTTGATGGCTTTAGGTTATGGGAATGTCCTGGTAAGCTGTGCTGAGACTTTATCGAAAGTTATTGATCCTGAAAATGAAAAAACCTGGATAGGATTAGCTGATGGCGCAGCTGCGTTACTTTTGGAATACCATACAGCGGGTTCATTTACTGTAGAAAAAACTTTTTTTTCTACAGATGGTCAATACGTTGATGCCTTCACAACTCATGGCATTTTCCCACCGACTCATGAGCAAATCAGTAGCGTGGGTTATCATTTAATCGGTGATGAAACCCTGATGAAAGAGCTCGCTTACATCAAATACAAACACATGTTAACCCATTTATTACCTAATGAAGAAGAAAGAAACGCCATTACCTGGGTTATCCCACATCAAGTCAATCGTAAGTTAACGGATCAAGTGCTTCAAGAAAATCAGATAAACAATAAAACGATTATTTGGGATGCGGACCGCATCGGTAATATTGGGGGAGCTTCAGTCCTCTACTCATTAGCCAGAGCGGTAGAAGAAAAGATTTTTGACCGTCCTGGAAAAATACTCTTAATGAGTGTGGGCGGTGGCCTTTCTTATGCGGGGCAAGTTCTTCAATTTCACCAGTAA